In Anaerolineae bacterium, the following are encoded in one genomic region:
- a CDS encoding cobalamin-binding protein → MKIINRFNTIFSLTAIILLALLSGGCTQTTAPSSSPPETTPAPAAAFPLTLTDDLDREVTLPARPERIVSLLPSNTEILFTVGAGDQVVGVTSYCNYPPEATSREPVGGITNKSLSVETIVALEPDLVLASDSQDEIIPVLEQASLTVLALNPATFDDIYANIEMVGQATGHLDQATALTAEMRRRVATVSAKVDTIPADTRPSVFYEVWHDPLMTAGPNTFIGQMINIAGGKNIFADVNEDWPQVSAETIVERNPTIIFGPANHSDELTIEQITTRPGWADIAAVQNEQIYILDGDAVSRPGPRVVDVLEEIARDLYPDLF, encoded by the coding sequence ATGAAAATCATCAATCGTTTCAATACAATTTTTAGCTTAACCGCCATCATCCTGCTGGCGCTGCTCAGCGGGGGTTGTACCCAAACTACCGCGCCATCATCATCGCCGCCAGAAACAACACCCGCTCCGGCGGCCGCATTTCCGCTCACCCTGACCGACGACCTGGACCGCGAAGTCACGCTTCCGGCCAGGCCAGAGCGCATCGTTTCGCTCCTGCCCAGCAATACCGAAATCCTCTTTACCGTTGGGGCCGGCGACCAGGTAGTTGGCGTAACCAGCTACTGCAACTATCCCCCAGAAGCGACCAGCCGCGAGCCGGTAGGCGGGATTACCAACAAGTCGCTCAGCGTAGAAACCATTGTGGCCCTGGAACCGGACCTGGTGCTGGCCAGCGATTCGCAGGATGAGATCATCCCGGTGCTGGAACAAGCCAGCTTAACCGTACTGGCCCTCAACCCGGCTACTTTCGACGACATCTACGCCAATATCGAAATGGTCGGCCAGGCAACCGGCCATCTTGACCAGGCTACGGCTCTGACCGCCGAAATGCGCCGCCGGGTAGCAACCGTCAGCGCCAAAGTGGATACTATTCCGGCCGACACCCGGCCCTCTGTTTTTTATGAGGTATGGCACGACCCCCTGATGACGGCCGGTCCCAACACCTTTATCGGCCAGATGATCAACATTGCCGGGGGCAAGAACATTTTTGCCGACGTGAATGAGGACTGGCCGCAGGTTAGCGCCGAGACCATTGTCGAACGTAATCCAACTATTATCTTTGGCCCGGCTAACCACAGCGATGAACTGACGATTGAACAAATCACCACTCGCCCCGGCTGGGCCGACATTGCCGCCGTGCAAAATGAGCAAATTTACATCTTGGATGGCGACGCAGTGAGCCGCCCCGGCCCGCGCGTAGTTGATGTTCTGGAAGAAATAGCCCGTGACCTCTACCCAGATTTATTCTAA
- a CDS encoding iron ABC transporter permease, whose protein sequence is MRRDYLWPTLLLSLLLLLAIFFSLGLGAVSITPGQVWAALNPQISPEAVSPAVHTIVWDFRLARVLLAALVGAALAGAGAAFQGLFRNPLADPFVIGASGGAALGATLAMAFGWTIAWLGFAPVSLAAFAGAMLAVILAYTISEVSGQTNILALLLAGTALSSAFSAGVSLLLVLNDHDFVNIFFWLMGGFSGRSWDDLWLALPYIAVGLLGLGLLARPLDVLAFGEETAQGLGVSVRPVRLLIVLCATLATAAAVANSGIIGFVGLIAPHIARLLWGPVHALLIPTSILLGALLLVIADTAARTIMAPVELPVGILTSLLGAPFFLYLLRTRREMF, encoded by the coding sequence ATCCGCCGGGATTACCTTTGGCCCACTCTGCTGTTAAGCCTGTTGCTGCTCCTGGCCATTTTTTTTAGCCTGGGCCTGGGCGCGGTTTCCATTACGCCGGGCCAGGTGTGGGCTGCGCTTAACCCACAAATTTCGCCGGAAGCGGTCAGCCCGGCTGTCCACACCATTGTCTGGGATTTTCGGCTGGCGCGGGTTTTGTTGGCGGCCCTGGTGGGCGCGGCGCTGGCCGGAGCGGGCGCCGCCTTCCAGGGATTGTTTCGTAATCCCCTGGCCGATCCGTTTGTGATTGGCGCGTCGGGTGGAGCGGCCCTAGGCGCAACCCTGGCCATGGCTTTTGGCTGGACGATTGCCTGGCTGGGTTTTGCGCCGGTGTCCCTGGCCGCCTTTGCCGGGGCGATGCTGGCGGTGATTCTGGCCTACACCATCAGCGAAGTCAGCGGCCAAACCAATATTTTGGCCCTGCTGTTGGCGGGGACCGCCCTGAGTTCGGCTTTTTCCGCCGGAGTATCACTGCTTTTGGTGCTCAATGACCATGACTTTGTGAACATTTTCTTTTGGCTAATGGGCGGCTTTTCCGGGCGCAGTTGGGACGACTTATGGCTGGCTCTGCCCTACATTGCCGTGGGTCTGCTTGGCCTGGGTTTACTGGCCCGTCCATTAGATGTGTTGGCCTTTGGCGAAGAGACCGCCCAGGGTTTGGGCGTGTCCGTCCGGCCGGTGCGCTTGTTGATTGTACTTTGCGCCACCCTGGCCACGGCGGCGGCTGTGGCCAACAGCGGTATCATTGGTTTTGTCGGCCTGATTGCGCCCCATATTGCCCGCCTGCTGTGGGGTCCTGTTCACGCGCTTCTGATCCCCACCAGTATCCTGCTGGGAGCGTTATTGCTGGTTATCGCCGACACCGCCGCCCGCACCATCATGGCCCCGGTGGAATTGCCGGTGGGCATTTTGACTTCGCTGCTCGGTGCGCCTTTCTTTTTGTATTTGCTCCGCACGCGCCGGGAGATGTTCTAA
- a CDS encoding nitroreductase family protein yields MDILDLMQKRYSVRAYQPDPVAEDKLQKVLDAARLAPSAYNRQPFQLVVIHTAGREAELKRVYHRSWFSQAPLVICMCSLPGQAWTRRDGQNYHYVDAAIAMDHLILAATALGLGTCWVAAFDVQAAREVLGLPDDVEPVAFTPLGYPADQPGAKERKNLADLVRYEGWA; encoded by the coding sequence ATGGACATTTTAGACCTGATGCAAAAACGATACAGCGTGCGGGCTTACCAGCCTGATCCGGTAGCGGAGGACAAGTTACAAAAAGTGCTGGATGCGGCCCGATTGGCCCCCTCGGCCTATAACCGACAGCCTTTTCAGCTTGTTGTTATCCATACGGCCGGTCGGGAGGCGGAGTTGAAGCGCGTCTACCACCGCAGTTGGTTCAGCCAGGCCCCGTTGGTTATCTGCATGTGCAGCCTGCCGGGACAGGCCTGGACGCGCCGGGATGGTCAGAATTACCATTACGTGGATGCGGCCATTGCTATGGACCATTTGATTTTGGCCGCTACTGCCCTGGGTTTGGGCACGTGTTGGGTGGCGGCCTTTGACGTTCAGGCGGCCCGTGAGGTGTTAGGTTTGCCGGATGACGTGGAGCCGGTGGCCTTTACCCCGCTGGGTTATCCGGCTGACCAACCTGGCGCAAAAGAGCGTAAGAACTTGGCAGACTTGGTGCGGTACGAAGGCTGGGCCTAA
- a CDS encoding protein kinase → MTDLIGQTLGQYRIIEQIGEGGMATVYKAYQPGLDRYVAIKVLPPIHAKQPGFSERFEREAKAIAHLNHPNILPVYDSGQENQNSYIAMRYVEGAVTLKAIMGPELSLQQAVNIIGQIAAALDYAHQQGIVHRDVKPGNVLMDGEWALLTDFGLAKMTESSVKLTGTGVGIGTPAYMSPEQGRGAAVDHRTDIYALGIILFEMLTGQIPHDAETPFAIVLKRVTEPLPLPRSINPNIPVAVERVILKALAAEPDDRYQTAGALAEALHQAVAESGVIPEQALGVTRVRVTPPTSSPLPTIAEKKRKPWLIPLLLGSAGLLALVLLTAIGLGTLLLNRFGGRTTPTSPLLIAGITTTPQATSEATTPETALAPPVSTPETAATKPLPAAPLPGATPPANRFLYRVKEGNTESLYATTLDLAGPYLLASGADNVSGRFSPDGERIIVQLERNDKDSLYLVNFDGSNRQVMVSDKDSASGYFSKEGDKIRVRWNNKDDYHLMVMAADGSNRVTLVSGATTYISESWSPDWQKVALSVKRGDEYTLYVVNSDGSDHQTITSGSNNSYSPDLLADGQRLAYRVDNGDTETLYLANADGSQPMTLFNGVDAVWPAGVSNSGQKFFIQVRETTADPYDLYIADALSGQKQRLLSGNQAYGRFTLDDQWILAYTRLDRAEQPDEYYLYLISPDGAQQKEVLGPSEYTSWGGSSPDEQWLLAYDKRNQIYQVYLVGAGGTLQQKIVDTSEGADWDATGYFSPDSRRLLIRLGYKEPCCHTTLYVMNADGSQRALLADYAPWQVTGSFTADGQSIIFDSNRDGKQAIYVAEADGSNVRQLVTGYHPQVASGQPGSMYVRATPNPTATPTTASQ, encoded by the coding sequence ATGACCGACCTCATCGGCCAGACTCTGGGCCAATACCGCATCATCGAACAAATCGGCGAAGGTGGCATGGCTACCGTGTACAAAGCCTACCAGCCCGGTCTGGACCGTTACGTAGCCATTAAAGTGCTGCCCCCCATTCACGCCAAGCAACCCGGCTTCAGCGAGCGTTTTGAGCGCGAGGCCAAAGCCATTGCCCACTTGAATCATCCTAACATCCTGCCCGTTTACGACTCCGGTCAGGAAAACCAAAATAGTTATATTGCCATGCGTTATGTGGAAGGAGCGGTTACGCTTAAAGCCATAATGGGGCCAGAATTGAGTTTGCAGCAGGCCGTCAACATTATTGGCCAAATTGCCGCCGCCCTGGATTACGCCCATCAGCAAGGTATCGTTCATCGGGATGTCAAACCGGGCAACGTATTGATGGATGGCGAGTGGGCCTTGCTCACCGACTTTGGCCTGGCCAAGATGACTGAATCTTCAGTGAAATTGACCGGCACCGGCGTGGGTATCGGCACCCCGGCTTATATGTCGCCGGAGCAGGGCCGAGGGGCGGCGGTAGACCACCGCACCGACATTTACGCCCTGGGCATCATTCTATTTGAGATGCTGACCGGCCAGATTCCCCACGACGCCGAAACGCCCTTTGCCATTGTGCTCAAGCGCGTCACCGAGCCGCTACCCCTGCCGCGCTCCATCAACCCAAACATCCCCGTAGCCGTGGAGCGCGTTATCCTCAAGGCCCTGGCCGCTGAGCCGGACGACCGCTACCAAACCGCCGGCGCACTGGCCGAGGCGCTCCACCAGGCCGTGGCCGAGTCTGGCGTTATCCCGGAGCAGGCCCTGGGCGTCACCAGAGTCAGGGTCACGCCGCCAACATCAAGCCCACTCCCAACTATCGCCGAAAAAAAACGCAAGCCCTGGCTGATACCCTTGTTGCTGGGAAGCGCGGGTCTATTGGCGCTGGTTTTGCTGACCGCCATCGGCCTGGGCACTCTTCTGCTCAACCGGTTTGGCGGCAGAACCACCCCCACCTCGCCCTTATTGATTGCCGGGATAACGACCACCCCCCAGGCCACATCAGAAGCCACCACCCCAGAAACAGCCCTGGCCCCCCCGGTGAGCACGCCCGAAACTGCCGCCACCAAACCGCTGCCAGCCGCGCCGTTGCCTGGTGCCACTCCGCCGGCCAACCGTTTTCTCTACCGGGTCAAAGAAGGCAACACCGAAAGCCTATATGCCACCACGCTCGATTTAGCAGGGCCATACCTTCTGGCCAGCGGCGCAGATAATGTATCTGGCCGCTTTTCACCCGATGGCGAGCGGATCATCGTGCAGTTGGAACGAAACGATAAAGACAGCCTCTACCTGGTGAACTTTGATGGCAGCAACCGGCAGGTCATGGTTAGTGATAAGGATTCGGCCTCCGGCTATTTCTCCAAAGAGGGAGACAAGATTCGGGTTCGCTGGAACAACAAGGATGACTACCACCTGATGGTGATGGCTGCCGACGGCTCAAACCGGGTCACGCTGGTCAGCGGGGCGACGACTTACATTTCGGAAAGTTGGAGCCCGGATTGGCAAAAAGTGGCCCTGAGCGTCAAACGAGGCGATGAATACACCCTTTATGTGGTCAATAGTGACGGCAGCGACCACCAGACTATCACCAGTGGCTCAAACAACTCCTACTCCCCCGATCTCCTGGCCGACGGCCAACGGCTGGCCTATCGGGTTGACAACGGCGATACCGAAACGTTATACCTGGCCAATGCCGACGGCAGCCAGCCAATGACTCTGTTCAACGGGGTGGATGCGGTCTGGCCCGCCGGTGTCTCCAACTCAGGCCAGAAGTTTTTTATTCAGGTCAGAGAAACCACTGCTGACCCCTACGATTTGTATATTGCAGACGCCTTGAGCGGGCAAAAGCAGCGGTTACTCAGCGGCAACCAGGCTTACGGCCGGTTCACTCTGGACGACCAATGGATTCTGGCCTACACCCGTTTGGATCGGGCCGAGCAGCCCGACGAATATTACCTGTACTTGATCAGCCCTGACGGGGCGCAGCAAAAAGAAGTGTTAGGTCCCAGCGAGTATACCAGTTGGGGAGGTTCCTCGCCTGACGAGCAATGGTTGCTGGCTTACGACAAGCGCAACCAGATTTACCAGGTGTACCTGGTTGGGGCCGGGGGCACGCTACAGCAAAAAATTGTAGACACCAGCGAAGGCGCGGATTGGGATGCCACCGGCTACTTCTCCCCTGATAGCCGGCGCTTGTTGATTCGCTTGGGCTACAAAGAGCCTTGTTGCCACACCACCCTCTATGTGATGAACGCCGATGGTAGCCAGCGCGCGCTCCTGGCCGACTATGCTCCCTGGCAGGTGACCGGCTCTTTCACCGCGGACGGCCAATCTATTATTTTCGACTCCAACCGGGACGGCAAACAGGCCATCTACGTGGCCGAGGCCGACGGTAGCAATGTGCGCCAGTTAGTGACCGGCTACCATCCGCAGGTGGCCTCTGGCCAGCCCGGTTCGATGTACGTCCGGGCCACGCCAAACCCCACGGCTACGCCTACAACCGCGTCACAATAA